A genome region from Gouania willdenowi chromosome 9, fGouWil2.1, whole genome shotgun sequence includes the following:
- the LOC114470333 gene encoding hyaluronan and proteoglycan link protein 1-like, with amino-acid sequence MVSLLFITMISLTLAGSAYSQVTQAPFQVTVKIFADPGANVTLPCRHLTSDSTSFGTRVKWYKVADDEALNEDVISSLGIHTISYGSFKNRVFLQETNDTDDASLTITDVSKNDTGKYRCEITNGMDDVLQEVTLEVADEGLPTGVVFPYSPSKTRYSLNFNDAVLACQGQGAVVATFDQLFEAWKGGLDWCNAGWLNDSTVQYPISKPREACGGANNKPRLVSYGRRDKHRELYDVFCFATALTGRFYWLNQPDRLTYDEAVQACLDDNAQIAKVGQMYAAWKFAGYNRCDGGWLADGSVRYPISRPSKNCSPTGPAVRFIDFPDKTQKSYGVYCYK; translated from the exons atggtGAGTCTGCTCTTCATCACAATGATCTCACTGACCCTGGCTGGCAGTGCATACAGTCAAGTGACGCAAGCCCCCTTCCAAGTGACTg TTAAGATTTTCGCCGACCCAGGTGCCAATGTTACCCTACCCTGTAGGCATCTGACTTCAGACAGCACCTCGTTTGGTACCCGAGTCAAATGGTACAAAGTAGCCGATGATGAAGCCCTGAACGAAGATGTGATAAGTTCATTGGGAATTCATACGATATCTTATGGAAGCTTCAAGAACCGTGTCTTTTTGCAAGAAACTAACGACACTGATGATGCTTCTCTTACAATAACTGACGTCTCCAAGaatgacacaggaaaatacCGCTGTGAGATCACTAACGGGATGGATGATGTATTGCAAGAAGTCACCTTGGAGGTGGCAGATGAGGGTCTCCCCACcg GCGTTGTGTTCCCATACTCACCGAGTAAGACCCGCTACAGCCTGAATTTCAACGATGCTGTGTTGGCCTGTCAGGGTCAGGGTGCAGTGGTTGCTACCTTCGATCAGCTCTTCGAAGCCTGGAAGGGTGGGCTGGACTGGTGCAATGCTGGTTGGCTGAATGATAGCACCGTGCAATATCCCATTTCCAAACCCAGGGAGGCTTGTGGTGGCGCCAATAACAAGCCTCGACTCGTAAGCTACGGACGAAGGGACAAGCATCGGGAACTCTATGATGTCTTCTGCTTTGCCACTGCACTCACTG GTCGTTTCTATTGGCTCAACCAGCCTGACCGACTGACCTATGATGAGGCTGTGCAGGCTTGCTTGGATGACAATGCACAGATTGCCAAGGTGGGCCAGATGTATGCTGCCTGGAAGTTCGCAGGCTACAATCGCTGCGATGGTGGCTGGTTGGCTGATGGAAGCGTCCGTTACCCTATTTCAAGACCAAGCAAGAACTGCAGCCCCACAGGACCCGCCGTGCGCTTTATTGATTTCCCAGATAAGACCCAGAAGTCCTACGGCGTCTATTGCTACAAATAA